A portion of the Caenorhabditis elegans chromosome III genome contains these proteins:
- the crn-6 gene encoding Cell death-related nuclease 6 (Confirmed by transcript evidence) has protein sequence MIRQIILIVSLIGISNAAYQCKDNNGSNVDWFVFYKLPHLWNHPDNVPISNGTGFLYFDVNNKNWKLMPQGMDVENNAVYYTLQQYYNSNMNTTFSYMYNDEWPDSTIWSNSSGHAKGVTVFDQYTGFWMIHSIPKFPSKDMFRFPSNAHYYGQMGICISYNTVSLATIAQQLFYYNTFTYQFNLPQSFANQFPVLSQLKNKEYNKSPPLTSTKVLKSLGGQHFRHFAKTGEWGKDLYSDFVGPTLKSSIKVETWNHQSGDEYNLPSVCDPNHVQSTMSAKYIRLPYAIDYSSYEDHSKFVVAYSESSSKPPIPYVCIGDINRQSHQIHRGGGTMCIYDQETYFQFANIISETVPCTKATAEKATLTVLLIAIITFFK, from the exons ATGATTCGTCAAATTATCTTGATAGTTTCACTTATTGGGATATCAAATGCCGCGTACCAATGCAAGGATAATAATGGAAGTAATGTAGATTG gTTCGTCTTCTACAAACTTCCACATCTTTGGAATCATCCAGACAATGTACCAATTTCAAATGGAACTGGATTCTTGTATTTTGATgtcaataataaaaattgg aaacttaTGCCACAAGGAATGGATGTTGAGAATAATGCCGTATATTATACCCTCCAACAGTACTATAACTCGAATATGAATACG acattcagCTACATGTACAATGACGAGTGGCCTGATAGCACAATCTGGAGTAATAGTTCAGGACATGCAAAGGGTGTTACTGTATTTGATCAATACACCGGATTCTGGATGATTCACAGTATTCCAAAGTTCCCGAGTAAAGATATGTTCCGATTCCCATCAAATGCGCATTATTATGGGCAAATGGGAATTTGTATTTCTTACAATACGGTTTCCTTGGCAACTATTG CTCAACAACTCTTCTACTACAACACATTCACTTATCAGTTCAATTTGCCACAGAGTTTTGCAAACCAGTTTCCTGTTTTatctcaattgaaaaataaggaaTATAACAAG agtCCACCACTCACTTCCACGAAGGTTTTGAAATCACTTGGTGGCCAACACTTCCGACATTTCGCGAAAACCGGTGAATGGGGAAAAG ATCTCTACAGCGATTTTGTCGGTCCTACATTGAAGTCTTCGATCAAAGTTGAAACATGGAATCATCAGAGCGGAGATGAGTATAATCTCCCATCAGTTTGTGATCCCAATCATGTTCAGTCG ACAATGAGTGCAAAATACATTCGTCTTCCATATGCAATCGATTACTCCAGCTATGAAGATCATTCAAAGTTCGTCGTGGCATATAGTGAAAGCTCCTCAAAGCCACCAATTCCATACGTTTGTATTGGAGATATCAATCGTCAG agTCATCAAATCCATCGTGGCGGTGGAACAATGTGCATCTACGATCAAGAAACATACTTCCAATTCGCAAATATCATCAGTGAAACAGTGCCTTGCACAAAAGCAACGGCTGAAAAG GCGACCCTAACAGTTCTTCTTATCGCAATTATAACCTTCTTTAAGTGA
- the crn-6 gene encoding Cell death-related nuclease 6 (Confirmed by transcript evidence), producing MIRQIILIVSLIGISNAAYQCKDNNGSNVDWFVFYKLPHLWNHPDNVPISNGTGFLYFDVNNKNWKLMPQGMDVENNAVYYTLQQYYNSNMNTTFSYMYNDEWPDSTIWSNSSGHAKGVTVFDQYTGFWMIHSIPKFPSKDMFRFPSNAHYYGQMGICISYNTVSLATIAQQLFYYNTFTYQFNLPQSFANQFPVLSQLKNKEYNKSPPLTSTKVLKSLGGQHFRHFAKTGEWGKDLYSDFVGPTLKSSIKVETWNHQSGDEYNLPSVCDPNHVQSTMSAKYIRLPYAIDYSSYEDHSKFVVAYSESSSKPPIPYVCIGDINRQSHQIHRGGGTMCIYDQETYFQFANIISETVPCTKATAEKVDALANNRYF from the exons ATGATTCGTCAAATTATCTTGATAGTTTCACTTATTGGGATATCAAATGCCGCGTACCAATGCAAGGATAATAATGGAAGTAATGTAGATTG gTTCGTCTTCTACAAACTTCCACATCTTTGGAATCATCCAGACAATGTACCAATTTCAAATGGAACTGGATTCTTGTATTTTGATgtcaataataaaaattgg aaacttaTGCCACAAGGAATGGATGTTGAGAATAATGCCGTATATTATACCCTCCAACAGTACTATAACTCGAATATGAATACG acattcagCTACATGTACAATGACGAGTGGCCTGATAGCACAATCTGGAGTAATAGTTCAGGACATGCAAAGGGTGTTACTGTATTTGATCAATACACCGGATTCTGGATGATTCACAGTATTCCAAAGTTCCCGAGTAAAGATATGTTCCGATTCCCATCAAATGCGCATTATTATGGGCAAATGGGAATTTGTATTTCTTACAATACGGTTTCCTTGGCAACTATTG CTCAACAACTCTTCTACTACAACACATTCACTTATCAGTTCAATTTGCCACAGAGTTTTGCAAACCAGTTTCCTGTTTTatctcaattgaaaaataaggaaTATAACAAG agtCCACCACTCACTTCCACGAAGGTTTTGAAATCACTTGGTGGCCAACACTTCCGACATTTCGCGAAAACCGGTGAATGGGGAAAAG ATCTCTACAGCGATTTTGTCGGTCCTACATTGAAGTCTTCGATCAAAGTTGAAACATGGAATCATCAGAGCGGAGATGAGTATAATCTCCCATCAGTTTGTGATCCCAATCATGTTCAGTCG ACAATGAGTGCAAAATACATTCGTCTTCCATATGCAATCGATTACTCCAGCTATGAAGATCATTCAAAGTTCGTCGTGGCATATAGTGAAAGCTCCTCAAAGCCACCAATTCCATACGTTTGTATTGGAGATATCAATCGTCAG agTCATCAAATCCATCGTGGCGGTGGAACAATGTGCATCTACGATCAAGAAACATACTTCCAATTCGCAAATATCATCAGTGAAACAGTGCCTTGCACAAAAGCAACGGCTGAAAAGGTAGATGCGCTTGCCAACAATCGATATTTCTAG